One segment of Pseudomonas sp. FP2196 DNA contains the following:
- the betI gene encoding transcriptional regulator BetI has translation MPKVGMQPIRRQQLIEATLQAVDQVGMGDASIALIARLAGVSNGIISHYFQDKNGLIAATMRYLMNVLSENVTARRQALADSSPRAHLQVIIEGNFDASQVNGPAMKTWLAFWATSMHQPSLHRLQRINDHRLYSNLCCEFRRVLPLEDARSAARGLAALIDGLWLRGALSGDAFDTAQAQQIAYEYMDFQLAKQVS, from the coding sequence ATGCCCAAGGTCGGTATGCAACCCATCCGCCGCCAACAACTGATCGAAGCCACTTTGCAGGCGGTCGATCAGGTCGGAATGGGGGACGCCAGCATTGCGCTGATCGCCCGTTTGGCCGGTGTCTCGAATGGCATCATCAGTCATTACTTTCAGGACAAGAACGGCCTGATTGCCGCCACGATGCGGTATCTGATGAATGTCCTCAGCGAGAACGTCACCGCGCGCCGTCAGGCGCTGGCAGACAGCAGCCCACGGGCGCATCTGCAGGTGATCATCGAAGGCAACTTCGACGCCAGCCAGGTCAATGGCCCGGCAATGAAAACCTGGCTGGCCTTCTGGGCCACCAGCATGCACCAGCCGTCTTTGCACAGGTTGCAGCGGATCAACGATCACCGTCTGTATTCCAACCTGTGCTGCGAGTTCCGCCGTGTGTTGCCGCTCGAAGATGCGCGCAGCGCCGCCCGGGGTCTCGCAGCCCTCATCGACGGTTTGTGGTTGCGCGGCGCACTGTCGGGAGACGCTTTCGACACGGCGCAGGCGCAACAGATCGCTTACGAATACATGGATTTCCAATTGGCCAAGCAGGTGAGCTAG
- the betB gene encoding betaine-aldehyde dehydrogenase encodes MARFELQKLYIDGAYSDAGSDATFEAINPANGEVLAQVQRATKEDVERAVVSAEKGQKIWAAMTAMERSRILRRAVDILRERNDELAALETLDTGKAFSETKYVDIVTGADVLEYYAGLVPAIEGEQIPLRDTSFVYTRREPLGVVAGIGAWNYPIQIALWKSAPALAAGNAMIFKPSEVTSLTTLKLAEIYTEAGVPNGVFNVLTGSGREVGTWLTEHPRIEKISFTGGTDTGKKVMASASASSLKDVTMELGGKSPLIICDDADLDRAADTAMMANFYSSGQVCTNGTRVFVPSHLKAAFEAKIVERVARIRIGNPEDENTNFGPLVSFPHMESVIGYIAKGKEEGARVLCGGERLTEGELAKGAFVAPTVFTDCTDEMTIVREEIFGPVMAILSYETEEEVIRRANDTDFGLAAGIVTKDLNRAHRVIHQLEAGICWINAWGESDAKMPVGGYKQSGVGRENGISSLNNFTRIKSVQVELGDYVSVF; translated from the coding sequence ATGGCCCGTTTCGAACTGCAAAAACTCTACATCGATGGTGCGTACTCCGACGCCGGCAGCGATGCCACCTTCGAAGCCATCAACCCGGCTAACGGTGAAGTCCTTGCACAAGTGCAACGTGCGACCAAGGAAGACGTCGAGCGCGCTGTGGTCAGCGCCGAAAAGGGCCAGAAAATCTGGGCCGCGATGACCGCCATGGAGCGTTCGCGCATCCTGCGTCGCGCCGTCGACATCCTGCGCGAGCGCAACGATGAACTGGCTGCTCTGGAAACGCTGGACACCGGTAAAGCGTTCTCTGAAACCAAGTACGTCGACATCGTTACCGGCGCCGACGTGCTGGAATACTACGCAGGCCTGGTGCCGGCCATTGAAGGCGAGCAGATTCCACTGCGCGACACTTCGTTCGTCTACACCCGTCGCGAGCCGCTGGGCGTCGTGGCCGGTATCGGCGCGTGGAACTACCCGATCCAGATCGCTCTGTGGAAATCCGCACCAGCCCTGGCGGCCGGTAACGCGATGATCTTCAAACCAAGCGAAGTCACCTCGCTGACCACCCTGAAACTGGCCGAGATCTACACTGAAGCCGGCGTACCGAATGGCGTGTTCAACGTTCTGACCGGCAGCGGCCGCGAAGTCGGCACCTGGCTGACCGAGCACCCACGCATCGAGAAGATCTCGTTCACTGGCGGCACCGACACCGGCAAGAAAGTAATGGCCAGCGCTTCGGCTTCGTCGCTCAAAGACGTGACCATGGAACTGGGCGGCAAGTCCCCGCTGATCATCTGCGACGACGCCGATCTCGATCGCGCCGCCGACACCGCCATGATGGCCAACTTCTACAGCTCCGGTCAGGTTTGCACCAACGGCACTCGCGTGTTCGTACCGAGCCACCTGAAAGCCGCTTTCGAAGCCAAGATCGTTGAGCGTGTTGCGCGCATCCGCATCGGCAACCCGGAAGACGAAAACACCAACTTCGGCCCGCTGGTCAGCTTCCCGCACATGGAAAGCGTGATCGGCTACATCGCCAAGGGCAAAGAAGAAGGTGCCCGCGTCCTGTGCGGCGGCGAGCGTCTGACCGAAGGCGAACTCGCCAAAGGCGCATTTGTTGCGCCAACCGTGTTCACCGACTGCACCGACGAAATGACCATCGTCCGTGAGGAAATCTTTGGCCCGGTCATGGCGATCCTCTCCTACGAGACCGAAGAAGAAGTAATCCGCCGCGCCAACGACACCGACTTCGGCCTGGCCGCCGGTATCGTCACCAAAGACCTGAACCGCGCTCACCGCGTGATTCATCAACTGGAAGCCGGTATCTGCTGGATCAACGCCTGGGGCGAGTCCGACGCAAAAATGCCGGTGGGCGGTTACAAGCAGTCGGGCGTGGGTCGTGAGAACGGCATCAGCTCGCTCAACAACTTCACTCGCATCAAATCGGTACAGGTCGAGCTGGGCGATTACGTCTCGGTGTTCTAA
- the choV gene encoding choline ABC transporter ATP-binding protein: MSIIRFEDVDVIFSKDPREALKLLDQGMTRNEILKKTGQIVGVEKATLDINKGEICVLMGLSGSGKSSLLRCINGLNTVSRGKLFVEHENRQIDIASCTPAELKMMRTKRIAMVFQKFALMPWLTVRENISFGLEMQGRPEKERKKLVDEKLELVGLTQWRNKKPDELSGGMQQRVGLARALAMDADILLMDEPFSALDPLIRQGLQDELLELQRKLSKTIVFVSHDLDEALKLGSRIAIMKDGRIIQYSVPEEIVLNPADDYVRTFVAHTNPLNVLCGRSLMRTLDKCKRINGSVCLDPGGDSWLDLAEGNTIKGARQNGSVLNLQNWAPGQAVEGLERKPTLVDSNIGMRDALQIRYQTGNKLVLHDNNHVVGILGDSELYHALLGKNLG, encoded by the coding sequence ATGAGCATAATTCGCTTCGAAGACGTCGACGTAATCTTCTCCAAGGATCCACGCGAAGCACTCAAGCTGCTGGATCAGGGCATGACCCGTAACGAGATCCTGAAAAAGACCGGGCAAATTGTCGGTGTGGAAAAAGCCACGCTGGACATCAACAAAGGTGAAATCTGCGTACTGATGGGCCTGTCGGGTTCCGGCAAGTCGAGCCTGTTGCGCTGCATCAACGGCCTCAACACCGTGAGCCGCGGCAAGCTGTTCGTGGAGCATGAAAACCGTCAGATAGACATCGCTTCCTGCACCCCGGCCGAGCTGAAAATGATGCGCACCAAACGCATCGCCATGGTCTTCCAGAAGTTCGCCCTGATGCCGTGGCTGACGGTGCGCGAGAACATCAGCTTCGGTCTGGAAATGCAGGGTCGACCGGAGAAGGAACGCAAGAAACTGGTCGATGAAAAACTCGAACTGGTCGGCCTGACCCAATGGCGTAACAAGAAGCCTGACGAACTCTCCGGCGGCATGCAGCAGCGCGTGGGCCTGGCCCGTGCGCTGGCGATGGACGCCGACATTCTGTTGATGGACGAACCGTTCTCGGCACTCGACCCGCTGATCCGTCAGGGTTTGCAGGATGAACTGCTGGAACTGCAACGCAAGCTGAGCAAGACCATCGTGTTTGTGAGCCACGACCTCGACGAGGCGCTGAAACTCGGCAGCCGCATCGCGATCATGAAGGACGGCCGGATCATCCAGTACAGCGTGCCGGAAGAGATCGTGCTGAACCCGGCGGATGACTATGTGCGTACCTTCGTGGCACACACCAATCCGCTCAACGTGCTCTGCGGGCGCAGCCTGATGCGCACGCTGGACAAGTGCAAACGCATCAACGGTTCGGTATGCCTCGATCCGGGCGGCGACTCGTGGCTGGACCTGGCCGAAGGCAACACCATCAAAGGCGCGCGACAGAACGGTTCGGTGCTGAACCTGCAGAACTGGGCGCCGGGGCAAGCGGTGGAAGGCCTGGAGCGCAAGCCGACGCTGGTGGATTCGAACATCGGCATGCGCGATGCCTTGCAGATTCGTTATCAGACCGGCAACAAACTGGTGCTGCACGATAACAATCATGTGGTGGGGATCTTGGGCGACAGCGAGCTGTATCACGCGTTGCTGGGCAAGAACCTGGGGTAA
- a CDS encoding BCCT family transporter: MFYTSTALILLLTAILIIAPQEAGRLLGIAQAWLSRSFGWYYMVVIAAYLVFVVGLAFSSYGKLKLGSKDDTPDFSYGAWAGMLFSSGIGISLLYFGASEPLDHYFNPPEGASATNMAARQAVQLTFLHWGLHGWAIYALVGLAVAYFAYRHNQPLALRSALYPLVGERWVKGAAGHAVDGFGMFVTLLGLVTNLGIGALQVRSGLENLFGMEHTDANLLIVIIVMSTVATIAAVSGVENGIRRLSNLNIVLFSGLLIFVLLFGPTLHLLNGFVQNIGDYLNGIVLKTFDLYVYEGSGEKSERWMGLWTLFYWAWWISWAPFVGMFIARISRGRTVRELVAGVLLIPLGFTLAWLSIFGNSALDLVMNQGAVELGKTALEQPSMAIYQMLEHYPASKIVIGVSIFVGFVLFLTPADSGAVMMANLSCKGGNVDEDAPHWLRIFWSVVITLVTIGLLLAGNFEAMQTMVVLAGLPFSVVLVFFMFGLHKAMRQDVQIEQEQAQLAERGRRGFSERLTQLDLQPSQSVVQRFMDKQVSPALEDAAAQMRAQGLEVQTLLGKSKRCMGVRIEMEEGNPFVYEVSLDGYLATPTESVESEEARQRFYRAEVYLHNGSQDYDLMGFTQDQITRDVLDQFESHRQLLGRVYS, encoded by the coding sequence GTGTTTTACACCTCTACCGCGCTGATTCTGTTGTTGACCGCCATTCTGATCATCGCCCCGCAAGAGGCCGGCAGACTGCTGGGTATCGCTCAGGCCTGGTTGTCGCGCAGCTTCGGCTGGTACTACATGGTGGTGATCGCCGCTTACCTGGTGTTTGTGGTGGGCCTGGCGTTTTCCTCCTACGGCAAACTCAAACTGGGCAGCAAGGACGACACCCCGGATTTCAGTTACGGCGCCTGGGCGGGGATGCTGTTCTCGTCGGGTATCGGCATTTCGCTGCTGTACTTCGGTGCATCCGAGCCGCTGGATCACTACTTCAATCCGCCGGAAGGCGCATCGGCCACCAACATGGCTGCGCGTCAGGCGGTGCAACTGACTTTCCTGCACTGGGGCCTGCATGGCTGGGCGATCTACGCCTTGGTCGGTTTGGCTGTGGCTTACTTTGCCTACCGTCATAACCAGCCGCTGGCCCTGCGTTCGGCGCTGTATCCGCTGGTGGGCGAGCGCTGGGTCAAAGGCGCGGCCGGTCACGCGGTGGACGGTTTCGGCATGTTCGTGACCCTGCTGGGTCTGGTGACCAACCTGGGGATCGGTGCCCTGCAGGTGAGGTCGGGCCTGGAAAACCTCTTCGGCATGGAACACACCGATGCCAACCTGCTGATTGTGATCATCGTGATGAGCACCGTGGCCACCATCGCTGCCGTGTCCGGTGTGGAAAACGGCATCCGTCGTCTGTCCAACCTGAACATCGTGCTGTTCAGCGGTCTGCTGATTTTCGTTCTGTTGTTTGGCCCGACGCTGCACCTGCTCAACGGCTTCGTACAGAACATCGGCGATTACCTCAACGGCATCGTCCTGAAAACGTTCGACCTTTATGTGTACGAAGGCAGTGGCGAGAAATCCGAGCGCTGGATGGGCCTGTGGACTCTGTTCTACTGGGCGTGGTGGATTTCCTGGGCTCCATTCGTAGGCATGTTCATCGCGCGTATTTCCCGTGGTCGTACCGTGCGTGAACTGGTCGCCGGCGTGCTGCTGATCCCGCTGGGCTTCACCTTGGCCTGGCTGTCGATCTTCGGTAACTCGGCACTGGATCTGGTGATGAATCAGGGGGCGGTTGAGTTGGGCAAGACGGCGCTGGAGCAGCCGTCGATGGCGATCTACCAAATGCTTGAACACTATCCGGCGTCGAAAATCGTCATCGGTGTCTCGATCTTCGTAGGTTTCGTGCTGTTCCTGACCCCGGCCGACTCTGGCGCGGTAATGATGGCGAATCTGTCGTGCAAGGGCGGCAACGTCGACGAAGATGCGCCGCACTGGCTGCGGATTTTCTGGTCGGTGGTGATTACCCTGGTGACCATCGGCCTGTTGTTGGCCGGTAACTTCGAAGCCATGCAAACCATGGTCGTGCTGGCCGGTCTGCCGTTCTCGGTGGTGTTGGTGTTCTTCATGTTTGGCCTGCACAAGGCAATGCGCCAAGACGTGCAGATCGAACAGGAGCAAGCGCAACTGGCTGAGCGCGGTCGTCGTGGTTTCAGCGAGCGTCTGACGCAGCTGGATCTGCAACCGAGCCAATCGGTGGTGCAGCGTTTCATGGACAAGCAAGTCAGCCCGGCGCTGGAAGATGCGGCTGCGCAAATGCGTGCGCAGGGCCTGGAAGTGCAAACGCTTTTGGGTAAATCCAAGCGTTGCATGGGTGTGCGCATCGAGATGGAAGAGGGCAACCCTTTCGTTTACGAAGTGAGTCTGGATGGCTATCTGGCGACGCCGACTGAATCGGTGGAGTCTGAAGAGGCGCGTCAGCGTTTCTATCGCGCCGAGGTGTATCTGCACAACGGCAGCCAGGATTACGACCTGATGGGCTTCACGCAGGATCAGATCACGCGGGATGTGCTCGATCAGTTTGAAAGCCATCGGCAGCTCCTTGGCCGGGTGTACAGCTAA
- the betA gene encoding choline dehydrogenase has translation MSQEFDYIIIGAGSAGNTLATRLTEDAGVTVLLLEAGGPDYRLDFRTQMPAALAFPLQGRRYNWAYETDPEPHMDGRRMECGRGKGLGGSSLINGMCYIRGNAMDYDGWAKLPGLEDWTYLDCLPYFRKAETRDIGPNDYHGGEGPVSVTTPKAGNNPLFHAMVEAGVQAGYPRTEDLNGYQQEGFGPMDRTVTPNGRRASTARGYLDTAKKRSTLTIVTHALTDKILFEGKRAVGVRYLVGDAEERVEVKARKEVLLCSGAIASPQILQRSGVGPAELLNSLDIPVVHDLPGVGENLQDHLELYLQYACTQPVSLYPSLLWYNQPAIGAEWLFNGTGIGASNQFEAGGFIRSRPEFEWPNIQYHFLPVAINYNGSNGVKEHGFQAHMGSMRSPSRGRIQVKSKDPRQHPSILFNYMATEQDWQEFRDGIRLTREIMQQPALDAFRGREISPGIEVQTDEQLDKFIREHAETAFHPSCSCKMGTDEMAVVDGEGRVHGMQSLRVVDASIMPIITTGNLNAPTIMMAEKIADKIRGRKPLPRSTAAYYVAGDAPVKGKPMRDITPVAQ, from the coding sequence ATGTCCCAAGAATTCGATTACATCATCATCGGTGCCGGCTCGGCCGGTAACACCCTGGCGACCCGTCTGACTGAAGACGCTGGCGTCACCGTTCTGCTGCTCGAAGCAGGCGGCCCGGATTACCGTTTAGACTTCCGTACGCAAATGCCCGCTGCTCTGGCATTCCCGCTGCAAGGCCGTCGCTACAACTGGGCCTACGAAACCGATCCAGAGCCACACATGGACGGTCGCCGGATGGAATGCGGTCGCGGCAAAGGCCTCGGCGGCTCTTCGCTGATCAACGGCATGTGCTACATCCGTGGTAATGCGATGGACTATGACGGCTGGGCCAAGCTGCCAGGTCTGGAAGACTGGACGTATCTGGACTGCCTGCCGTACTTCCGCAAAGCGGAAACCCGCGACATCGGCCCGAACGACTACCACGGTGGCGAAGGCCCGGTCAGCGTGACCACGCCGAAGGCAGGCAACAACCCGCTGTTCCACGCCATGGTTGAAGCCGGCGTGCAGGCCGGTTACCCGCGTACCGAAGACTTGAACGGCTACCAACAGGAAGGCTTTGGCCCGATGGACCGCACTGTGACGCCGAATGGCCGTCGTGCTTCCACCGCCCGTGGCTACCTCGACACCGCTAAAAAGCGTTCGACACTGACCATCGTCACCCACGCCCTGACGGACAAGATTCTGTTCGAAGGCAAGCGTGCCGTCGGCGTGCGTTATCTGGTTGGCGACGCTGAAGAGCGTGTTGAAGTCAAAGCACGCAAAGAAGTCCTGCTGTGCTCCGGCGCCATCGCTTCGCCGCAGATTCTGCAACGTTCCGGTGTCGGCCCTGCCGAACTGCTGAACTCGCTCGATATCCCGGTCGTTCACGATCTGCCGGGCGTCGGTGAAAACCTGCAGGACCACCTTGAGCTGTACCTGCAATACGCTTGCACCCAACCGGTTTCGCTGTACCCGTCGCTGCTCTGGTACAACCAGCCAGCCATCGGTGCCGAGTGGCTGTTCAACGGCACCGGCATCGGCGCCAGCAACCAGTTCGAAGCCGGCGGTTTCATTCGCTCGCGTCCGGAATTCGAATGGCCGAACATCCAGTACCACTTCCTGCCGGTCGCGATTAACTACAACGGCAGCAACGGTGTGAAAGAACACGGTTTCCAGGCACACATGGGTTCCATGCGTTCGCCGAGCCGTGGTCGCATCCAGGTCAAATCCAAGGATCCGCGCCAGCACCCGAGCATCCTGTTCAACTACATGGCCACCGAGCAGGACTGGCAGGAATTCCGCGACGGCATCCGCCTGACCCGTGAAATCATGCAACAGCCTGCACTGGACGCCTTCCGTGGCCGCGAAATCAGCCCGGGCATCGAAGTGCAAACCGATGAGCAGTTGGACAAGTTCATCCGCGAGCACGCCGAAACCGCGTTCCACCCGTCCTGCTCGTGCAAGATGGGCACCGACGAAATGGCTGTGGTCGATGGCGAAGGTCGCGTGCACGGCATGCAGAGCCTGCGTGTGGTCGATGCTTCGATCATGCCGATCATCACCACCGGCAACCTGAACGCGCCGACGATCATGATGGCCGAGAAAATCGCCGACAAGATCCGTGGTCGCAAGCCGCTGCCGCGTAGCACCGCCGCTTACTATGTAGCGGGCGATGCGCCGGTGAAGGGCAAGCCGATGCGTGATATCACGCCGGTTGCTCAGTAA
- a CDS encoding TldD/PmbA family protein — protein sequence MFDFHPQLKQRFAALRTGAEFFSLRYVRESGQYLSVRKNVAEPPSLSRDEGAMLTVRVNGVEAYAATNDLSQQGLQAALERAEQQARRLKPHALLDLRNQPVSSDRADYFSPNLEQPFPSLSECFELLGAESASVPKDERLVNWEVSIGITHVEQIYLSSAGAELRQAQRFVYPSLDVTAYDGNDSQTRSLGRENFGQQGGADVISRCGLIGAGPQVADQALQLLLAPNTPQGPRDLLLMPDQMMLQIHESIGHPLELDRILGDERNYAGTSFVKASDFGSLQYGSKLLNVTFDPGIPEELASYGHDDDGTKASKQFLIREGLLLRPLGGALSQFRAGLDGVANSRACGWNRPPIDRMANLNIEPGDQPLEQMIKGIEHGILMSTNRSWSIDDARNKFQFGCEWGQLIENGELKGVVKNPNYRAISAHFWKSLRAVGDANTVKVLGTPNCGKGEPNQVIRVGHASPACVFSNVDVFGGDA from the coding sequence ATGTTCGATTTCCACCCCCAGCTCAAGCAGCGCTTCGCTGCCTTGCGCACGGGCGCTGAATTCTTTTCCCTGCGGTATGTACGCGAGTCCGGCCAGTACCTGTCGGTGCGCAAGAACGTTGCCGAGCCGCCAAGCCTGAGCCGCGACGAAGGCGCGATGCTCACGGTGCGGGTCAACGGTGTCGAAGCCTACGCGGCCACCAACGACCTCTCGCAACAAGGCCTGCAAGCCGCCCTTGAGCGCGCCGAACAGCAGGCCCGCCGGCTCAAGCCCCACGCCTTGCTCGACCTGCGCAATCAGCCGGTTTCGAGCGACCGCGCCGATTACTTTTCACCCAATCTTGAGCAACCCTTCCCGTCCCTGAGCGAATGCTTCGAGCTGCTCGGCGCGGAATCCGCCTCGGTGCCAAAGGATGAGCGCCTGGTGAATTGGGAGGTGAGCATCGGCATCACCCACGTCGAGCAGATCTACCTGAGCAGTGCCGGCGCCGAATTGCGTCAGGCCCAGCGCTTCGTGTATCCGAGCCTCGACGTCACCGCCTACGACGGCAACGACAGCCAGACCCGCAGCCTCGGCCGTGAGAACTTCGGCCAGCAGGGCGGCGCGGATGTGATCAGCCGCTGCGGCCTGATCGGCGCCGGCCCGCAAGTCGCCGATCAGGCCTTGCAACTGCTGCTCGCACCGAACACCCCGCAGGGCCCGCGCGACCTGCTGCTGATGCCCGACCAGATGATGTTGCAGATCCACGAGTCCATCGGCCACCCGCTGGAACTCGACCGGATCCTCGGCGATGAACGCAATTACGCAGGCACCAGCTTCGTCAAAGCCAGCGACTTCGGCAGCCTGCAATACGGCTCGAAACTGCTCAACGTGACGTTCGATCCGGGTATTCCCGAAGAACTCGCCAGCTACGGCCATGACGACGACGGCACCAAGGCCAGCAAACAATTCCTGATTCGCGAAGGCCTGTTACTCCGGCCATTGGGCGGTGCACTGTCGCAGTTCCGTGCCGGGCTGGACGGCGTCGCCAACAGTCGCGCCTGCGGCTGGAACCGGCCGCCGATCGACCGCATGGCCAACCTCAACATCGAGCCGGGCGACCAGCCACTTGAGCAGATGATCAAGGGCATCGAGCACGGCATTTTGATGAGCACCAACCGTTCGTGGTCGATTGACGATGCGCGCAACAAATTCCAGTTCGGCTGCGAATGGGGTCAGTTGATCGAAAACGGCGAACTCAAAGGCGTGGTGAAAAACCCTAACTACCGGGCGATTTCCGCGCACTTCTGGAAGAGCCTGCGCGCTGTCGGCGATGCCAACACCGTCAAGGTGCTGGGCACGCCAAACTGCGGCAAAGGCGAACCGAACCAGGTAATCCGCGTCGGCCACGCTTCACCGGCCTGCGTATTCAGCAACGTTGATGTATTTGGGGGAGACGCCTGA
- a CDS encoding TldD/PmbA family protein, with the protein MSISKSQSDALKIMVNWLRDSVREPEQFTLSYAAESSAFVRFNHAKVRQAGQVQQAEVGLKLINDGRHADLHITLSGDQEADLQRLAEGLQQLRETLPLLPQDPYLLLNHNGWQSKNIQEHPLPDTEQVVAEICAAAEGLDLVGFYAAGPISRGFASSAGAFGWHQANSFNFDFSLFHENGEAVKASYAGHEWSSEGFTKRFQQAREQLEFLGRPLRTLAPGQYRAYLAPAALEEIMGMLCWGGFSAQSIASKSSPLQKLYGGDQTFSPLVSLDEKVSGSLSPAFSGEGYPRSDLRLIIEGKAGEQLVGSRSAAEYGLTANGASGGEAPSALNMAAGDLSQAEILKQLGTGLYISNLWYLNFSDQPAARLTGMTRFATFWVENGEIQAPVSTMRFDDSAYNLLGSQLEALTAEREMLLSASTYSQRNTSSALLPGALVSRLTLTL; encoded by the coding sequence ATGAGCATTTCGAAGAGTCAGTCCGACGCCTTGAAGATCATGGTCAATTGGCTGCGCGACAGCGTGCGCGAGCCCGAGCAGTTCACCCTCAGCTATGCCGCCGAATCCTCGGCATTCGTGCGTTTCAACCACGCCAAGGTGCGGCAGGCCGGGCAAGTGCAGCAAGCGGAGGTTGGCCTGAAGCTGATCAACGACGGCCGCCACGCTGACTTGCACATCACCCTGTCCGGTGATCAGGAAGCCGATCTGCAACGGCTCGCCGAAGGCCTGCAACAACTGCGCGAAACCTTGCCGCTGCTGCCGCAGGATCCGTATCTGTTGCTCAACCACAACGGCTGGCAGAGCAAGAACATCCAGGAACATCCGCTGCCTGACACCGAGCAGGTCGTGGCAGAAATCTGCGCTGCGGCTGAAGGTCTGGATCTGGTCGGTTTCTATGCGGCCGGCCCGATCAGCCGTGGTTTCGCCAGCTCTGCGGGTGCGTTCGGCTGGCATCAAGCCAACAGCTTCAACTTTGACTTCAGCCTGTTCCATGAAAATGGCGAAGCGGTGAAGGCGAGCTACGCCGGGCACGAATGGAGCAGCGAAGGCTTCACCAAGCGTTTCCAGCAGGCCCGCGAGCAGCTTGAGTTTCTCGGTCGCCCGCTGCGCACCCTGGCACCAGGGCAGTACCGCGCTTACCTGGCACCCGCCGCACTGGAAGAAATCATGGGCATGTTGTGCTGGGGTGGTTTCTCGGCACAGTCGATTGCCAGCAAAAGCAGCCCGCTGCAAAAGCTGTATGGCGGCGATCAGACATTCAGCCCATTGGTATCGCTGGATGAAAAAGTCAGCGGCTCACTGAGCCCGGCGTTTTCCGGCGAGGGTTATCCGCGCAGCGATCTGCGGCTGATCATCGAAGGCAAGGCCGGCGAGCAACTGGTGGGGTCGCGCAGTGCCGCCGAATACGGCTTGACCGCCAACGGCGCCAGCGGTGGTGAAGCACCGAGTGCGTTGAACATGGCGGCCGGTGATCTGTCGCAAGCAGAGATACTCAAGCAGTTGGGCACCGGGCTGTACATCAGCAATTTGTGGTACCTGAACTTCTCGGATCAACCGGCGGCGCGCCTCACCGGCATGACTCGCTTCGCAACCTTCTGGGTCGAGAACGGCGAGATTCAGGCGCCGGTCAGCACCATGCGTTTTGATGACAGCGCCTACAACCTGCTCGGTTCGCAATTGGAAGCGTTGACGGCAGAACGCGAGATGTTGCTGTCGGCGAGCACGTACAGCCAGCGCAATACTTCGTCGGCACTGCTGCCGGGGGCGCTGGTCAGCCGACTCACGCTCACCCTGTAA